A window of the Loxodonta africana isolate mLoxAfr1 chromosome 3, mLoxAfr1.hap2, whole genome shotgun sequence genome harbors these coding sequences:
- the LOC100670744 gene encoding thioredoxin-like protein 4A, translating into MSYTLPHLENGWQVDQAILSEDNRIVVIRFGHDWDPTCMRMDEVLYRTAEKVQRFAVIYLVDITEVPCFNQMYELYDPCTVMFFYRNKHIQIDLGTGDNNKITWAIDDKQDIVETVYRGARKGRGLVVSPKDYCTKHRY; encoded by the coding sequence ATGTCCTACACGCTTCCGCATCTAGAGAACGGCTGGCAGGTGGACCAGGCCATCCTTTCCGAGGACAACCGCATCGTCGTCATTCGCTTTGGACACGACTGGGATCCTACCTGCATGAGAATGGACGAGGTTCTCTATAGAACCGCCGAGAAGGTCCAGAGATTTGCCGTGATCTATCTGGTCGATATCACCGAGGTGCCTTGCTTCAACCAAATGTATGAGCTTTACGATCCCTGCACCGTCATGTTCTTCTACAGGAACAAACACATCCAGATCGATCTGGGCACTGGCGACAACAACAAGATCACCTGGGCCATCGACGACAAACAGGACATCGTGGAGACGGTCTACCGAGGGGCGCGCAAGGGCCGGGGGCTCGTCGTGTCTCCGAAGGACTACTGCACCAAGCACAGATACTGA